In one window of Pseudomonas sp. IAC-BECa141 DNA:
- a CDS encoding pilus assembly protein, with protein MRHLFLLLLCAVFWTTAQAGPQINVGTVYDYLDGDKSTYLKRVFNSGDSTAFVKVNVLEIVYDGQGQPQEVPVASAADGASRNGLMASPARLIIPAQGMQGTRLLYMGERDRERYFRVRFVPVVPEKEDDFVVSSEEREDYKKTLSAGVNVMTGFGTVFFVRPKDTRYDTVLNDTGSRYEVRNNGNTVVVVDEFKSCSLVKETDCGATVKHHVMAGRTFAFDKEKGREYRFKLVEGERKQDLKVVSR; from the coding sequence ATGAGACATCTGTTTTTGCTGTTGCTGTGCGCGGTGTTCTGGACCACGGCCCAGGCCGGACCGCAAATCAATGTGGGCACGGTGTACGACTACCTGGACGGCGACAAAAGCACCTACCTGAAACGGGTGTTCAACAGCGGCGACAGCACGGCATTCGTCAAGGTCAACGTGCTGGAGATCGTCTACGACGGCCAGGGCCAGCCCCAGGAGGTTCCGGTTGCGAGCGCCGCTGATGGCGCGTCGCGCAACGGCCTGATGGCCAGCCCGGCACGCCTGATCATTCCGGCCCAGGGCATGCAGGGCACGCGTCTGCTGTATATGGGGGAGCGCGACCGCGAGCGCTATTTCCGTGTGCGCTTCGTGCCGGTGGTGCCGGAGAAGGAGGACGATTTTGTGGTGTCCAGCGAAGAGCGCGAAGACTACAAGAAGACCCTTTCGGCGGGCGTCAACGTGATGACCGGTTTCGGCACGGTGTTTTTCGTACGGCCGAAAGACACTCGCTACGACACGGTTCTCAACGACACCGGCAGTCGGTATGAAGTGCGCAACAACGGCAACACGGTGGTTGTGGTCGACGAGTTCAAGAGCTGTTCACTGGTAAAGGAAACCGACTGCGGCGCGACCGTCAAACACCACGTGATGGCCGGCCGCACGTTCGCTTTCGACAAGGAAAAGGGCCGCGAGTATCGCTTCAAGCTCGTTGAAGGCGAGCGCAAGCAGGATCTCAAGGTCGTCAGCCGCTGA
- a CDS encoding NEL domain-containing protein has protein sequence MRPGSDEAYLIARTRVRLEQMASQARSTYESYRRSVGLRPSHTYATVAEDLLEQWPISMDTEVSDETPGIGALRPEAWHDLASEPGSDGFFQVLQGLTRSADYELGGEALNQLTERVWRMIDAMNIDTRLREELFLMSTDPEGCEDAGAQLFNSMGIRVLESEARTYSSSPDELERRLVTLAKGAARLRQVNEIARADIAARQGTADDVEVHLAYETGLARRLELPWQSEAMKFRAIAGVTDETIDAAGDRILDAEADGGLVDQMLDQFFWDRYLRETWSGEIEANARVYQEQVDLLIDLQEAQERWSEGKDRSPELRRTLSELAQRLSIPEDLLFTEEKTSQMIFDDWLESIGRQEKALKQRLTREAMARAGI, from the coding sequence GTGCGGCCCGGCTCCGATGAGGCTTACCTGATCGCCCGCACGCGTGTTCGTCTGGAACAAATGGCCAGCCAGGCACGCTCCACTTACGAAAGCTATCGCAGGTCCGTGGGTCTGCGTCCGTCACACACTTACGCCACCGTTGCTGAAGACTTGCTGGAGCAATGGCCGATTTCCATGGACACCGAAGTGTCTGATGAAACGCCCGGCATCGGGGCGCTTCGTCCGGAAGCGTGGCATGACCTGGCGAGTGAACCCGGCTCCGACGGCTTCTTCCAGGTGCTGCAGGGTTTGACTCGTTCTGCCGATTACGAACTGGGTGGAGAGGCACTGAATCAGTTGACCGAGCGTGTCTGGCGAATGATCGACGCCATGAACATCGATACCCGGCTGCGCGAAGAACTGTTCCTGATGTCGACTGACCCCGAAGGTTGCGAAGACGCCGGCGCCCAGTTGTTCAACAGCATGGGAATACGCGTGCTGGAATCGGAAGCACGCACTTATTCCAGTTCTCCCGATGAGCTTGAACGGCGACTGGTGACACTGGCCAAAGGTGCTGCGCGCCTCAGGCAAGTCAACGAGATTGCCCGGGCCGATATCGCGGCCCGCCAGGGCACAGCTGACGATGTGGAAGTCCACCTGGCCTATGAAACCGGTCTGGCCAGACGCCTTGAACTGCCCTGGCAATCCGAGGCCATGAAATTCCGTGCGATCGCCGGGGTCACCGACGAAACCATCGATGCGGCCGGCGACAGGATTCTCGATGCCGAGGCCGATGGCGGTCTGGTCGACCAGATGCTCGACCAATTTTTCTGGGATCGTTATTTGCGTGAAACCTGGTCGGGAGAAATCGAAGCCAACGCGCGCGTGTACCAGGAACAGGTCGACCTGCTGATCGATTTGCAGGAAGCCCAAGAACGCTGGAGCGAAGGAAAGGATCGCTCCCCCGAGCTCAGACGCACCCTCAGTGAATTGGCTCAGCGCCTGTCGATCCCGGAGGATCTGCTCTTCACAGAGGAAAAAACCAGTCAGATGATCTTTGACGATTGGCTTGAAAGCATCGGTCGGCAGGAAAAGGCACTGAAACAAAGGCTGACCCGCGAGGCCATGGCTCGCGCGGGGATCTGA
- a CDS encoding transglycosylase domain-containing protein: MGALWQTDSSEKVVPTERVDEAPVPEKPRRNRHGWKAFWLLLVIIAIVVGLAAMKEMRTSRFQSRELSQYAAKLKYELQPGPSDAIRYPGNGPFDLRLGYSSLDEFLPRLIKRNYVITEQTRFSPALLNYTDKGLFVPYSEKIQAGLSITDCRAAPLYQYNYPQQLYSSFDTIPPVVVNSLLFIENRFLLDPKQPLANPAVDWPRFGMAAWSQVAKLLHLPGQSAGGSTLATQLEKYRHSPDGLTVSGAEKIRQMISASVRAYQGGPDTLQARQNIIRDYLNSVPLSAVPGHGEVHGMAEGLRVWYGADFNEANRKLSSTETDPKSMADKGLALREMLSLMIAQRRPSHYLTKGREELVELTNSHLRVLKQNGVIDATLADAALASTISYRDWQTQPTIQPIETNKGISVARSRLASMLNRPLYDLDRLDLSATSTLQGELQTQATAYLKRLADPAYATEVGLMGERLLTPTSTTQVRYSFTLFELTPDGSRVRVQTDSTDQPFDINEGSKLELGSTAKMRVLTTYLQIIAELHDKYGAMTGPELKKIDVPDQDRLSRWVIDYLIQNKDHDLSKLLGAALDRKYSASPGEAFFTGGGLHVFHNFRKEDNGRMPTLRDALRESINLPFIRLMRDLVRYTTYSGPNNSAELLKDDRDPRRQEYLASFADREGTSFLLKFWKKYKNKDTQARLDTFLDSMRPTPIRMAAVHRYLLPEASQEDFNTFVRSHLKGVKITEKLTDERLERLYLAYGPGTYDLPDQGFIAKVHPLDLWLIGYLLNHPDATWSQIVKASQFERQEVYSWLFKSKHKGARDSRIRTMLEIEAFLEIHQRWQKVGYPFDHLVPSLATAIGSSGDRPAALAELIGTILNDGVRMPTLRIDSLHFAAGTPYETKLVNDPHVGKRVMPSEVATAMREALSQVVDSGTAKRVSGSFKLNDGTPLTMGGKTGTGDNRIEAIGSGGRILSSKSINRTATFVFYIGDHHFGTLTAFVPGRSAESFKFTSALPVQVLKGMAPILMPYLQPGSDSQCRPSPVSQVALANLPSLNTE, encoded by the coding sequence ATGGGCGCTTTGTGGCAAACCGATTCGAGTGAAAAAGTGGTTCCGACTGAACGTGTGGATGAAGCGCCTGTCCCTGAAAAACCCCGTCGTAACCGGCATGGGTGGAAGGCTTTCTGGCTCCTGTTGGTGATCATCGCGATTGTCGTGGGTCTGGCTGCGATGAAGGAAATGCGCACCTCGCGATTTCAGTCCCGCGAGCTCAGCCAGTACGCCGCCAAACTCAAGTACGAATTGCAACCGGGGCCCAGCGACGCCATCCGCTATCCGGGCAACGGGCCGTTCGACCTGCGTCTGGGCTACAGCTCGCTGGACGAGTTCCTGCCACGGCTGATCAAGCGCAACTACGTGATCACCGAACAGACGCGTTTCTCCCCGGCCCTGCTCAACTACACCGACAAGGGCCTGTTCGTGCCCTATTCCGAAAAGATCCAGGCCGGGTTGTCGATCACCGATTGCCGCGCCGCGCCGCTGTATCAGTACAACTACCCCCAGCAGCTGTATTCGAGTTTCGACACAATCCCGCCGGTGGTAGTCAACAGCCTGTTGTTCATCGAAAACCGCTTTCTGCTCGACCCAAAGCAACCCTTGGCCAACCCGGCGGTGGACTGGCCGCGCTTCGGCATGGCCGCGTGGTCGCAGGTCGCCAAGTTGCTGCACTTGCCGGGGCAGTCGGCCGGTGGCAGTACCCTGGCGACGCAACTTGAGAAATATCGTCATTCGCCCGATGGCCTGACGGTGTCCGGCGCGGAGAAGATCCGCCAGATGATTTCCGCCAGCGTGCGCGCCTACCAGGGCGGCCCGGACACCTTGCAGGCGCGGCAGAACATCATTCGTGATTACCTCAACAGCGTGCCGCTGTCGGCGGTGCCGGGGCATGGCGAAGTACACGGCATGGCCGAGGGCCTGCGGGTCTGGTATGGCGCCGATTTCAACGAGGCCAACCGCAAACTCTCGAGCACTGAAACAGATCCGAAGAGCATGGCGGACAAGGGCCTGGCCCTGCGCGAAATGCTGTCGCTGATGATCGCCCAGCGCCGTCCTTCGCATTACCTGACCAAGGGCCGCGAAGAGCTGGTCGAACTGACCAACAGCCACTTGCGCGTGCTCAAGCAGAACGGTGTGATCGACGCCACTCTCGCCGATGCGGCGCTGGCCAGCACCATCAGCTACCGTGACTGGCAGACCCAGCCGACCATTCAGCCGATCGAAACCAACAAAGGCATCAGCGTCGCCCGCAGCCGGTTGGCGTCGATGCTCAACCGTCCGCTGTACGACCTCGACCGTCTAGACCTGTCCGCTACCAGCACCTTGCAAGGCGAGCTGCAGACCCAGGCCACCGCCTACCTGAAACGACTGGCCGACCCGGCCTACGCCACCGAAGTCGGTCTGATGGGTGAACGCCTGCTGACGCCCACCAGCACCACACAGGTGCGTTACAGCTTCACCCTGTTCGAGCTGACCCCGGACGGCTCGCGCGTGCGGGTGCAGACCGACAGCACCGATCAGCCGTTCGACATCAACGAGGGCAGCAAGCTGGAACTGGGCTCCACCGCCAAGATGCGCGTGCTGACAACCTACCTGCAAATCATCGCGGAGCTGCATGACAAATACGGCGCCATGACCGGGCCGGAACTGAAAAAAATCGACGTGCCGGATCAGGATCGCCTGAGCCGGTGGGTGATCGACTACCTGATCCAGAACAAGGATCACGATCTGTCGAAGCTGCTCGGCGCCGCCCTCGACCGCAAATACTCGGCCAGCCCCGGTGAAGCGTTTTTCACCGGTGGCGGGCTGCATGTGTTCCATAACTTTCGCAAGGAAGACAACGGCCGCATGCCGACCTTGCGCGATGCCCTGCGCGAGTCGATCAACCTGCCGTTCATTCGCCTGATGCGCGATCTGGTGCGCTACACCACCTACTCCGGCCCCAACAACAGCGCCGAACTGCTCAAGGACGACCGCGACCCGCGCCGTCAGGAATACCTCGCCTCGTTCGCCGACCGTGAAGGCACCTCGTTCCTGCTCAAGTTCTGGAAGAAGTACAAGAACAAGGACACCCAGGCCCGCCTCGACACCTTCCTCGACAGCATGCGCCCGACGCCGATCCGCATGGCCGCCGTGCACCGTTACCTGCTCCCCGAAGCCAGCCAGGAAGACTTCAATACTTTTGTGCGCTCGCACCTCAAGGGCGTCAAAATCACCGAAAAACTCACCGACGAACGCCTCGAACGGCTTTATCTGGCCTACGGTCCCGGTACCTATGACCTGCCGGACCAGGGCTTCATCGCCAAGGTCCACCCGCTGGACCTGTGGCTGATCGGCTACCTGCTCAACCACCCGGACGCGACCTGGAGCCAGATCGTCAAGGCCAGTCAGTTCGAGCGTCAGGAAGTCTACAGCTGGCTGTTCAAGAGCAAGCACAAAGGCGCCCGCGACAGTCGGATCCGCACCATGCTGGAAATCGAGGCGTTCCTCGAGATCCATCAGCGCTGGCAGAAAGTCGGCTATCCGTTCGATCACCTGGTGCCGTCACTGGCCACCGCCATCGGCAGCTCCGGCGACCGCCCCGCTGCGCTGGCCGAGCTGATCGGCACCATCCTCAATGACGGCGTGCGCATGCCGACCCTGCGCATCGACAGCCTGCACTTTGCCGCCGGCACGCCTTACGAAACGAAACTGGTCAACGACCCTCATGTCGGTAAACGGGTGATGCCGTCCGAAGTCGCCACGGCAATGCGTGAAGCGTTGTCGCAAGTGGTGGACTCGGGAACGGCCAAACGTGTTTCCGGCAGTTTCAAACTGAACGATGGAACACCGCTGACCATGGGCGGAAAAACCGGTACAGGCGACAACCGAATCGAGGCCATCGGTTCCGGCGGGCGCATTCTGAGTTCCAAGTCGATCAACCGCACCGCGACCTTCGTGTTCTACATCGGCGATCACCATTTCGGCACGCTCACGGCGTTCGTTCCAGGGCGGTCGGCGGAGAGCTTCAAATTCACCTCGGCCCTGCCGGTGCAGGTGCTCAAGGGCATGGCGCCGATCCTGATGCCGTATCTGCAACCCGGCAGCGACTCGCAATGTCGGCCGTCGCCCGTTTCTCAGGTAGCACTGGCGAACCTGCCATCGCTTAACACCGAATGA
- a CDS encoding fimbrial assembly protein: MNKYCVAAVLAAISTLTATAVSAARETLHFEVTLTIPSRPFYILPSEPDWIHRPQILAWNYPDSTLGGFSRNFDVRHDTSAIEARLESAPYLSTGRPGENIDLRVRFNNVELSAAPAYRQVLSKEEAAIGKRVPLEIDPIMPAGGYKAGDYFGNVLVVFNARAPGE, from the coding sequence ATGAACAAGTATTGTGTGGCCGCCGTACTGGCGGCAATCAGCACGTTGACCGCAACCGCTGTCTCGGCGGCTCGGGAAACGCTGCATTTCGAAGTGACGCTGACCATCCCCAGCCGACCGTTTTACATCCTGCCGTCGGAACCGGACTGGATCCACCGACCGCAGATTCTGGCCTGGAACTACCCGGATTCGACCCTCGGTGGGTTCAGCAGGAACTTCGATGTGCGGCATGACACCAGCGCCATCGAGGCTCGGCTGGAAAGCGCGCCGTACCTGTCGACGGGCAGGCCCGGCGAGAATATCGATCTGCGGGTGCGCTTCAACAACGTGGAACTGAGTGCCGCTCCGGCGTACCGTCAGGTGCTGTCAAAGGAGGAGGCCGCGATAGGCAAGCGAGTGCCGCTGGAGATCGATCCGATCATGCCGGCCGGTGGTTACAAGGCGGGAGATTATTTCGGCAACGTACTGGTCGTGTTCAACGCGAGGGCCCCGGGAGAGTAA
- a CDS encoding dermonecrotic toxin domain-containing protein: MREKTGIDVDIRNTFLILYRESRSPWYVRNILSGSTSRKISLLEAALNNFAYNETYASNSAFVLKMQLVNDQYDISPLDRLMTVAQFQTLCRELDIGRLYQAHLQEMLLNDDPVARSYVKTQVVQSQKAALRVAARVALAKKDIDREGVQLIRALLDGRVALRLGQQRMQACELTIMDLKMTGILILRPDPGYPLSSSRIIAYVPHDPEHPLKEYATHLDFLTELTRQLQKNDTLPSTGGSYWQFFSQFVDHKDRGYFFADLKQRLLHVKWYPHKRGDSRPSWRETPVSHPNLQYGAIPFSGALWESLYQRQLDKILNDARNIAVPTADADKNARADWWANAFAIVQDILNVAVMVAAPFVPVVGLAMLGYTAWQLTNEVIEGAVDLALGHWEEAAEHVVGVVNDVLQLAAFASGAVVARPFLLKFSPLIENMKAVRSFDGSTRLWHPDLQPYELSQPALPEGARPDALGLHQHAGKTILPLEGKHYSVRFDRESGQYRVEHPSRPQAYSPRLQHNGAGAWTHEAETPHDWDGPQLMRRLGHSVDVYSDVELERIRRISGTPIDALRRMHVENSPPPPLLEDTLNRTRIREETKGLGERIRSAEPLPPDSHWFDRMITDMPGWPADKAVKVWQNNDLTGAYRQYGNPLAFDHQTLSIGLDDVLDNRLPERVVEFLDDADMQSLLGGDYPKARRAQVLRNRLADAVQTRESEIFDYQYRLRNQATDAGAQLIQRHFPPLSARIAESLANEATAAEHNIMSEQQHIPLRLKSQARETAFEVLATRANEGLHDPAWLVPDTERLTLGALRIYTDTFSDLRIEVREGTHDGRLRSSAGPDDATTVRRLIRDEHGRYEVRDGENNKLHDAADFYDSILAALPEGKRRALGYRTGQGQSFRQWVMLCTETPAERRTILARSPIRPVIPLETELLLRGPRLSKAPLTVEEKVGNLYPHFSETEVATFARSLQATGDAHWKIARLESELTTLKQTLDSWAFRFRSQGAPVDFENMGVPQTWWEYQHKGGRFLAERLVECFERRSEVFQERSISLESGYALDLSKEMLPHDLQQWWGQLPDGLKPWLDQITTLNLDGQSFSLTADGLLKDFPQLRQLSARHCNLRTLPAGIDRMQRLETLRLNNNLLQLTPANTQLLNTLTRLETLRLDNNPISMPLSVGRMPRLRILSLINTQIDSWPLGLFDVPRPEGSFLIWATTRSGTFPKCGPAPMRLT, translated from the coding sequence TTGCGGGAGAAAACCGGCATCGACGTCGATATCAGGAATACATTTCTGATTCTGTATCGCGAAAGCAGATCGCCTTGGTACGTCAGAAATATTTTGAGTGGTTCAACCTCAAGAAAAATTTCATTGCTCGAAGCTGCCCTGAACAACTTCGCCTATAACGAAACTTACGCATCGAATTCCGCGTTCGTCCTCAAAATGCAACTTGTAAACGATCAGTACGACATTTCCCCACTGGATCGACTGATGACCGTGGCCCAATTCCAGACGCTGTGTCGCGAACTGGATATCGGCAGGCTTTATCAGGCACATCTTCAGGAAATGCTGTTGAACGACGACCCGGTAGCGCGCAGTTACGTAAAGACGCAGGTCGTGCAAAGCCAGAAGGCCGCGCTGCGGGTGGCCGCACGCGTGGCGCTGGCAAAGAAAGACATCGACCGTGAAGGTGTGCAGCTGATCCGTGCCCTGCTCGACGGTCGGGTGGCACTCAGGCTCGGCCAGCAGCGGATGCAGGCTTGCGAGCTGACCATCATGGATCTGAAGATGACCGGCATCCTGATTCTGCGCCCCGACCCCGGGTATCCGCTGTCCTCGTCGCGGATCATCGCCTACGTTCCGCACGACCCGGAACATCCGTTGAAAGAATACGCCACCCACCTCGACTTTCTGACCGAGCTGACTCGCCAGTTGCAGAAGAACGACACACTGCCCTCCACCGGAGGCAGCTACTGGCAGTTCTTCAGCCAATTCGTCGATCACAAGGACCGCGGGTATTTCTTTGCCGATCTCAAGCAGCGTCTGCTGCATGTGAAATGGTATCCACACAAACGTGGAGACTCACGTCCTTCCTGGCGCGAAACACCGGTCAGCCATCCCAACCTGCAATACGGTGCGATACCGTTCAGCGGTGCCTTGTGGGAATCGCTCTATCAGCGCCAGCTCGACAAAATCCTCAACGATGCGCGCAACATCGCCGTGCCTACCGCCGATGCGGACAAGAATGCTCGCGCAGACTGGTGGGCGAACGCTTTCGCAATTGTCCAGGACATCCTGAACGTGGCGGTGATGGTGGCTGCACCCTTTGTGCCTGTCGTCGGTCTGGCAATGCTCGGCTACACCGCCTGGCAATTGACCAATGAAGTCATCGAGGGGGCGGTGGATCTGGCACTGGGTCATTGGGAAGAGGCTGCGGAACATGTGGTGGGAGTGGTCAACGACGTCCTGCAACTGGCGGCTTTCGCCAGTGGTGCGGTGGTCGCCAGGCCGTTTCTGCTGAAGTTTTCGCCGCTGATTGAAAACATGAAAGCCGTACGCTCGTTCGATGGCAGCACGCGCTTGTGGCACCCGGACCTCCAACCGTACGAGCTGTCGCAACCGGCCTTGCCGGAGGGCGCCAGACCGGATGCCCTGGGTCTGCACCAACATGCCGGCAAGACCATTCTGCCGCTGGAGGGCAAGCACTATTCAGTCAGGTTCGACCGCGAAAGCGGCCAATACCGTGTCGAGCACCCTTCCCGACCGCAGGCTTACTCCCCGCGGCTGCAGCACAACGGAGCGGGGGCCTGGACTCACGAAGCAGAGACCCCGCATGACTGGGATGGCCCGCAACTGATGCGACGTCTGGGGCACTCGGTCGACGTTTACAGTGATGTCGAACTAGAAAGGATACGTCGCATCAGTGGCACGCCGATCGACGCGTTGCGCCGGATGCATGTGGAAAACAGCCCGCCACCGCCACTGCTCGAGGACACGCTGAACCGCACCCGTATCCGCGAGGAAACAAAAGGGCTCGGCGAGCGCATTCGCAGCGCAGAGCCCCTTCCCCCGGATTCGCACTGGTTTGACCGAATGATCACCGACATGCCTGGCTGGCCAGCCGACAAGGCCGTCAAAGTCTGGCAAAACAATGATCTGACCGGCGCTTACCGGCAATACGGCAACCCCCTTGCGTTTGATCATCAGACGCTGTCCATCGGACTTGACGACGTATTGGACAACCGCTTGCCCGAGCGAGTGGTGGAGTTCCTCGATGACGCCGACATGCAGTCACTGCTGGGCGGGGACTATCCCAAAGCCCGGCGGGCACAGGTCTTGCGCAATCGATTGGCCGACGCCGTGCAAACCCGCGAAAGCGAAATTTTCGACTACCAGTACCGCTTGAGAAACCAGGCCACCGATGCCGGGGCCCAGTTGATCCAGCGCCATTTCCCTCCCTTGTCGGCACGAATCGCCGAATCGCTGGCAAACGAGGCGACAGCCGCCGAGCACAACATCATGAGCGAGCAGCAACACATCCCTTTGCGCCTGAAAAGTCAGGCCCGGGAAACCGCGTTCGAGGTACTCGCCACCCGGGCCAACGAGGGATTGCATGATCCGGCATGGCTGGTGCCGGATACCGAACGTCTCACGCTCGGCGCGCTGAGGATCTACACCGACACGTTCTCAGACTTGCGCATAGAGGTTCGCGAAGGCACGCATGACGGCCGGTTGCGAAGCAGCGCCGGCCCGGACGATGCCACAACAGTGCGCAGATTGATCCGGGATGAACACGGTCGTTATGAGGTACGCGACGGTGAGAACAACAAACTGCACGACGCTGCTGACTTCTATGATTCCATACTGGCCGCCCTGCCCGAAGGCAAACGCCGTGCACTGGGCTATCGCACGGGCCAGGGGCAATCGTTCAGACAATGGGTGATGCTCTGCACCGAAACGCCAGCCGAACGCAGGACAATCCTGGCACGCTCCCCGATCCGTCCTGTTATCCCACTGGAAACCGAGCTGCTGTTGCGCGGACCGAGGCTGTCCAAGGCGCCGCTGACCGTGGAAGAAAAAGTCGGAAATCTCTATCCGCACTTCAGCGAAACAGAAGTGGCGACGTTCGCCCGGTCATTGCAGGCCACCGGCGATGCCCACTGGAAAATCGCGCGGCTTGAAAGTGAACTCACGACGCTGAAGCAAACACTCGACTCTTGGGCATTCAGGTTCCGGAGCCAGGGTGCCCCCGTGGACTTCGAGAACATGGGCGTCCCGCAAACCTGGTGGGAGTATCAACACAAAGGCGGACGCTTCCTTGCAGAGCGTCTGGTGGAGTGCTTCGAACGCAGGTCCGAGGTGTTCCAGGAACGCAGCATCAGCCTTGAGAGCGGCTACGCGCTGGACTTGTCGAAAGAGATGCTGCCCCATGACCTCCAGCAATGGTGGGGGCAATTACCGGACGGCCTCAAACCCTGGCTCGATCAGATCACGACACTGAATCTGGACGGCCAGAGTTTTTCTTTAACGGCCGACGGCCTGCTGAAGGATTTCCCTCAACTGCGTCAATTGAGTGCCAGACACTGCAACCTCAGGACCCTGCCCGCCGGCATCGACCGGATGCAGCGTCTGGAAACCCTGCGTCTGAACAACAACCTGTTGCAGCTGACGCCTGCCAATACTCAGCTTTTGAACACGCTGACGCGCCTGGAAACCCTGAGACTGGACAACAACCCAATCAGCATGCCCCTGTCGGTCGGGCGCATGCCGAGATTGCGGATCCTGAGTCTGATCAATACACAGATCGACAGCTGGCCGCTGGGCCTGTTCGATGTTCCCCGCCCCGAGGGTTCTTTCTTGATCTGGGCAACAACCCGCTCAGGTACATTCCCGAAGTGCGGCCCGGCTCCGATGAGGCTTACCTGA
- a CDS encoding CS1 type fimbrial major subunit codes for MIKQLVIAVCVGVSTPMAGEAFAAQEKHIFEVSVDIPNLEFYVIPSETDWIHHQQTLPWDIATSTLGGLRKNFDVRTDSSAIEARLESFPFLSSGLDSRDDISLRINFNGTELSHHPVPVQVVSREEAVAGKRVQLEIEPRGPANGYTPGDYYGTVNIIFNVAAPTG; via the coding sequence ATGATCAAGCAATTGGTGATCGCCGTGTGCGTGGGCGTTTCGACGCCGATGGCCGGTGAAGCCTTCGCAGCACAGGAAAAGCACATTTTTGAAGTCTCGGTGGATATTCCAAACCTGGAATTTTATGTGATACCGAGCGAAACGGACTGGATACACCATCAACAGACGCTGCCCTGGGACATCGCCACTTCGACCCTTGGCGGCTTGCGCAAGAACTTCGATGTGCGCACTGACAGCAGTGCCATCGAAGCCCGCCTCGAAAGCTTTCCCTTTCTCTCCAGCGGCCTGGATTCACGGGATGACATCAGTCTGCGCATCAACTTCAACGGTACGGAGTTGAGCCATCACCCGGTTCCGGTTCAGGTCGTGTCGCGCGAGGAGGCCGTCGCGGGCAAGAGGGTGCAGCTGGAGATCGAGCCGCGGGGGCCTGCCAACGGTTATACGCCGGGTGATTACTACGGCACCGTCAACATCATCTTCAATGTGGCAGCCCCGACGGGTTGA